One genomic window of Polaromonas sp. SP1 includes the following:
- a CDS encoding YqiA/YcfP family alpha/beta fold hydrolase encodes MRTTHLLYLHGFRSSPLSTKAKKMAALVQARHPAVRWWCPQLPASPKAALQMIQDEITGWPRQAGYESMAVIGSSLGGFYATAVAERTGCRAVLLNPAVEPARDLAGYIGEQTTWQNPNEHFFFEPHFVDELEAQHAGPLKAPKNYFAVIAKGDEVLDWREMTARYAGARIKLLEGGDHALSDFDAHVPEILDFLALA; translated from the coding sequence ATGCGCACCACCCACCTGCTTTACCTGCACGGCTTTCGCTCTTCGCCCCTGTCCACCAAAGCCAAAAAAATGGCGGCCCTGGTACAGGCGCGCCACCCGGCCGTGCGCTGGTGGTGCCCTCAACTGCCGGCCTCGCCCAAAGCCGCGCTGCAGATGATTCAGGATGAAATAACCGGCTGGCCGCGGCAGGCCGGCTACGAAAGCATGGCGGTGATCGGCTCGTCGCTGGGCGGGTTTTACGCCACCGCCGTGGCGGAGCGCACCGGCTGCCGCGCCGTGCTGCTGAATCCGGCCGTGGAGCCGGCGCGCGACCTGGCCGGTTATATCGGCGAACAAACGACCTGGCAAAACCCGAATGAACACTTCTTCTTCGAGCCGCACTTTGTGGACGAGCTCGAGGCCCAGCACGCCGGGCCGTTGAAGGCGCCCAAAAACTACTTCGCCGTGATCGCCAAGGGCGACGAGGTGCTGGACTGGCGCGAAATGACGGCGCGCTATGCGGGCGCGCGCATCAAGCTGCTGGAAGGCGGCGACCATGCACTGAGCGACTTTGACGCGCATGTGCCTGAAATTCTCGATTTCCTGGCTTTGGCCTGA
- the ftsZ gene encoding cell division protein FtsZ has protein sequence MSIEMIEIEEFNQGTQIKVIGVGGGGGNAVGHMIECGVQGVEFICANTDAQALSRGSAHKTIQLGNSGLGAGSKPDKGRDAAELAADDIRSAIDGAHMLFITAGMGGGTGTGAAPVIARIAKEMGILTVGVVTKPFEFEGGRRMTNADLGLAELEANVDSLIVVLNEKLLEVLGDDVTQDEAFAHANDVLKNAVGGIAEIINVPGHVNVDFEDVRTVMGEPGKAMMGTAKANGPDRARIAAEQAVACPLLEGIDLSGAKGVLVLISAAKGSLKLSESKLAMNTIRAYASPDAHVIYGTAYDDELGDDIRVTVVATGLSRQGVRRHAPPLQVLRTGTDNVPFNVPTLNATAGTAGGAPQMATGSAQPDYGNMSVPSVWRTNRTQAAAKVDALASGGMDDFEIPAFLRKQAD, from the coding sequence ATGAGCATCGAAATGATTGAAATCGAAGAGTTCAACCAGGGCACGCAGATCAAGGTGATCGGCGTGGGCGGCGGCGGCGGCAACGCGGTCGGGCACATGATCGAATGCGGCGTGCAAGGCGTCGAGTTCATCTGCGCCAACACCGACGCACAGGCGCTCAGCCGCGGCAGCGCGCACAAGACCATCCAGCTGGGCAACAGCGGCTTGGGCGCGGGCAGCAAGCCCGACAAGGGCCGTGACGCGGCCGAACTGGCGGCGGACGACATTCGCAGCGCGATTGACGGCGCGCACATGCTGTTCATCACCGCCGGCATGGGCGGCGGCACGGGCACCGGCGCGGCGCCGGTGATCGCGCGCATCGCGAAAGAAATGGGCATCCTCACCGTCGGTGTGGTGACCAAGCCTTTCGAGTTTGAAGGCGGCCGCCGCATGACCAATGCCGACCTCGGCCTGGCCGAGCTGGAAGCGAACGTCGATTCGCTGATCGTGGTGCTGAACGAGAAGCTGCTCGAAGTGCTGGGCGACGACGTCACGCAGGACGAGGCGTTTGCCCATGCCAACGACGTGCTGAAAAACGCCGTGGGCGGCATTGCCGAGATCATCAATGTTCCCGGCCATGTGAACGTCGACTTTGAAGACGTGCGCACCGTGATGGGCGAGCCCGGCAAGGCCATGATGGGCACGGCCAAGGCCAATGGCCCCGACCGCGCGCGCATCGCTGCCGAACAAGCCGTGGCTTGCCCGCTGCTCGAAGGCATCGACCTGTCGGGCGCCAAGGGCGTGCTGGTGCTGATCTCGGCCGCCAAGGGCTCGCTCAAGCTGAGCGAATCCAAGCTGGCGATGAACACCATCCGCGCTTACGCTTCGCCGGATGCGCATGTGATCTACGGCACGGCTTATGACGACGAGCTGGGCGACGACATCCGCGTGACCGTGGTCGCGACGGGTTTGTCGCGCCAGGGCGTGCGCCGCCATGCGCCGCCGCTGCAGGTGCTGCGCACCGGTACTGACAACGTGCCGTTTAATGTGCCTACGTTGAATGCGACGGCAGGCACTGCTGGTGGTGCACCGCAGATGGCCACGGGATCGGCCCAGCCTGACTACGGGAATATGTCGGTGCCTAGCGTCTGGCGTACCAACCGGACGCAGGCGGCTGCGAAGGTGGATGCGCTGGCTTCTGGCGGGATGGACGATTTCGAGATTCCCGCCTTCCTCCGCAAACAAGCCGATTAA
- a CDS encoding energy transducer TonB: MKSPSTLQIALGASIAFHVVLLTVRFVDPERFNRVFQDTPLEVILVNAKSNEKPDFAKAIAQASLAGGGEAEKGRATSPLPPSALMELGDATEDAQRKVESLQEQQTQLLAQIKKQLASMPPPDLTQPANNPAQAEREEKRKQLIKILAEIERRINEENARPKKRYISPATREEVYAVYYDELRRKIEDKGTVNFPEQAGKKLYGELTMVVTVNFDGSVIDTEVVQTSGNLTLDRRAQSIVRGTGPFGKFSDAMRRKADQIVVVSRFKFTRDDTLETKLTSR, encoded by the coding sequence GTGAAATCCCCGAGCACACTGCAAATCGCTTTAGGCGCATCCATCGCGTTCCACGTGGTGTTGCTGACGGTGCGTTTTGTCGACCCGGAGCGTTTTAACCGCGTCTTCCAGGACACGCCGCTGGAAGTGATCCTGGTCAACGCCAAGTCCAACGAAAAGCCGGATTTCGCCAAGGCCATTGCGCAGGCGTCCCTCGCCGGCGGCGGCGAGGCCGAAAAAGGCCGGGCCACTTCGCCGCTGCCGCCATCGGCCCTGATGGAGCTGGGCGACGCCACCGAAGACGCGCAGCGCAAGGTCGAGTCGCTGCAGGAGCAGCAAACCCAGCTGCTGGCGCAGATCAAGAAACAGCTGGCCTCCATGCCGCCGCCCGACCTGACGCAGCCCGCCAACAACCCCGCACAGGCCGAGCGCGAAGAAAAGCGCAAGCAGCTCATCAAGATCCTGGCCGAGATCGAACGCCGCATCAACGAAGAAAATGCACGGCCCAAAAAGCGCTACATCAGCCCGGCCACGCGCGAAGAGGTCTACGCCGTGTACTACGACGAGCTGCGCCGCAAGATCGAAGACAAGGGCACCGTCAACTTCCCCGAGCAGGCCGGCAAAAAACTGTATGGCGAGCTCACCATGGTCGTCACCGTGAATTTCGACGGCAGCGTGATCGACACCGAAGTCGTGCAGACCTCGGGCAACCTGACGCTGGACCGGCGCGCGCAAAGCATCGTGCGCGGTACCGGGCCTTTCGGTAAATTCAGCGACGCCATGCGCCGCAAGGCCGACCAGATCGTCGTGGTGTCGCGCTTCAAGTTCACGCGCGACGACACGCTTGAGACCAAACTCACGAGCCGTTGA
- a CDS encoding phosphatidate cytidylyltransferase, with product MNTFLRNLSPSHQVGLLFVLVFGVLAIISAVAFVMSLKDTHEDDLHTDKLKEFNGLLRTSWLMSTVFWIGWTLGETVATVLFAVVAFFALREFITLSPTRQGDHRSLVLAFFVVLPVQFALVITRRFDLVTVFIPVYVFLAIPVVSALADDPQRFLERNAKLQWGIMVCVYGISHVPALLLLKFPNYDGKNAFLVFFLVFVVQTCMIVEHLVGRKLQRPPSAPNVSKSFNWTSWLIAVVVASLLGGLLAGLTPFKPAQAVAMAFIACVSGSLGHLVMKALKRDRGIPNWGKRGVGVTGASGLLDRVDALCFGAPIFFHSVRWYFGL from the coding sequence ATGAACACCTTCTTGCGCAACCTTTCCCCCTCGCACCAGGTCGGCCTGCTGTTTGTGCTGGTCTTCGGCGTGCTGGCCATCATCAGCGCGGTGGCCTTTGTGATGTCGCTCAAGGACACGCACGAGGACGACCTGCACACCGACAAGCTCAAGGAATTCAACGGCCTGCTGCGCACCTCCTGGCTGATGTCGACGGTGTTCTGGATAGGCTGGACGCTGGGCGAGACCGTGGCCACGGTGCTGTTCGCCGTGGTGGCGTTTTTTGCGCTGCGCGAGTTCATCACGCTCTCCCCCACCCGCCAGGGCGACCACCGCAGCCTGGTGCTGGCGTTTTTTGTGGTGCTGCCGGTGCAGTTCGCGCTGGTGATCACGCGGCGCTTTGATTTGGTCACCGTGTTCATTCCGGTGTACGTGTTCCTGGCGATCCCGGTGGTGAGCGCACTGGCCGACGACCCGCAGCGCTTCCTGGAGCGCAACGCCAAGCTGCAGTGGGGCATCATGGTCTGCGTCTACGGCATCAGCCACGTGCCGGCCCTGCTGCTGCTGAAGTTTCCCAACTACGACGGCAAGAACGCCTTCCTGGTGTTCTTCCTGGTGTTTGTGGTGCAGACCTGCATGATCGTGGAGCACCTGGTGGGCCGCAAGCTGCAGCGCCCGCCCAGTGCGCCCAATGTGAGCAAGAGTTTTAACTGGACCAGCTGGCTGATCGCCGTGGTCGTGGCCAGCCTGCTGGGCGGCCTGCTGGCGGGCCTCACACCCTTCAAGCCCGCGCAGGCCGTCGCCATGGCTTTCATCGCCTGCGTGTCGGGCTCGCTCGGGCACCTGGTGATGAAGGCCCTCAAGCGCGACCGCGGCATTCCCAACTGGGGCAAGCGCGGCGTGGGCGTCACGGGCGCCAGCGGACTGCTCGACAGGGTCGATGCGCTGTGCTTCGGCGCACCGATCTTCTTCCACTCGGTTCGATGGTATTTTGGCCTCTAG
- the lpxC gene encoding UDP-3-O-acyl-N-acetylglucosamine deacetylase, giving the protein MLAQRTLKSLTKAVGVGLHSGQRVELTLRPAAPDTGIVFRRVDLPQPVDIVISAQSVTDTRLASTISSGSAKVHTVEHLMSACAGLGIDNLYVDITAEEVPILDGSASSFVFLLQSAGIALQAAPKRFIRVIKPVEVREGEGANTKWARLSPYEGYKLSFEIDFDHPAVDSTGQRVEFDMGSGVYTRDIARARTFGFTKDVEMMRANGLALGGGLDNAIVMDDYKVLNSDGLRYNDEFVKHKILDAMGDLYLLGKPMLAAYSAFRSGHAMNNKLLRELLAHKDAYEVVTFEDEKKAPQGFATLARAW; this is encoded by the coding sequence ATGCTTGCCCAAAGAACCCTTAAGTCACTGACCAAAGCCGTGGGCGTGGGCCTGCACAGTGGGCAGCGGGTGGAGTTGACTTTGCGGCCTGCGGCGCCGGACACGGGGATTGTGTTTCGCCGGGTGGATTTGCCGCAGCCGGTGGACATCGTGATCTCTGCGCAGTCGGTGACGGACACGCGGCTGGCGTCGACGATCTCGAGCGGCAGCGCCAAGGTGCACACGGTTGAGCATTTGATGTCGGCCTGTGCGGGCCTGGGCATCGACAACCTGTATGTGGACATCACGGCTGAAGAAGTGCCGATCCTGGATGGCTCGGCTTCGTCGTTCGTGTTTTTGCTGCAGTCGGCGGGCATTGCACTGCAGGCTGCGCCCAAACGTTTTATCCGTGTGATCAAGCCGGTGGAGGTGCGCGAAGGCGAGGGCGCCAACACCAAGTGGGCGCGCCTGAGTCCTTACGAAGGCTACAAGCTCAGCTTTGAAATTGATTTTGACCACCCGGCGGTGGACTCGACCGGCCAGCGCGTGGAGTTCGACATGGGCTCGGGCGTTTACACGCGCGACATCGCCAGGGCCCGCACCTTCGGCTTTACCAAAGACGTGGAAATGATGCGTGCCAACGGCCTGGCGCTGGGCGGCGGGCTGGACAACGCCATCGTGATGGACGACTACAAGGTACTCAACAGCGACGGCCTGCGCTACAACGACGAGTTCGTGAAGCACAAGATCCTCGACGCCATGGGCGACCTGTATTTGCTGGGCAAGCCGATGCTGGCGGCCTACAGCGCGTTCCGCTCCGGCCACGCGATGAACAACAAGCTGCTGCGCGAATTGCTGGCGCACAAGGACGCCTACGAGGTCGTGACCTTCGAGGACGAGAAAAAAGCGCCGCAGGGTTTTGCGACGCTGGCGCGCGCCTGGTAG
- the ruvC gene encoding crossover junction endodeoxyribonuclease RuvC, with the protein MRILGIDPGLQTSGFGVVDVDGQHLRYVASGTIKTTHLERADLPGRLKVLFEGVCEVVERYQPDAASVEIIFVNVNPQATLLLGQARGACITALVSRELSVAEYTALQLKKAVAGYGKAGKAEVQEMVMRLLKLPSLPGKDAADALGLAITHAHVGSAMARLAQASGTGAPMTGNYRGGRSR; encoded by the coding sequence ATGCGCATCCTAGGCATAGACCCCGGCCTGCAGACGTCCGGCTTCGGCGTGGTCGATGTGGATGGCCAACACCTGCGCTACGTGGCCAGCGGCACCATCAAGACCACCCACCTGGAGCGCGCCGATCTGCCGGGCCGGCTCAAGGTGCTTTTTGAAGGTGTGTGCGAGGTGGTCGAGCGCTACCAGCCCGACGCCGCCTCGGTCGAAATCATTTTTGTCAACGTCAACCCGCAGGCGACGCTGCTGCTGGGCCAGGCGCGCGGGGCCTGCATCACCGCGCTGGTGTCACGCGAACTTTCGGTGGCTGAATACACTGCGCTGCAGCTCAAAAAAGCCGTGGCCGGCTACGGCAAGGCCGGCAAGGCCGAGGTGCAGGAGATGGTGATGCGGCTGCTAAAGCTGCCCTCGCTGCCCGGCAAGGATGCGGCCGATGCGCTGGGCCTGGCAATTACCCACGCCCATGTGGGCAGCGCGATGGCGCGGCTGGCGCAGGCCAGCGGCACGGGCGCGCCAATGACGGGAAATTACCGGGGTGGTCGAAGCCGATAG
- a CDS encoding transglycosylase domain-containing protein yields the protein MKALLRLLGLGLIAGLALQLFFVARIAMMAVVNPESTAFQRSEAYLIARNTGALKWRQQWVPYSELPAHLKRAVIASEDASFAEHDGVDMEALEKAWDKNAKAEQRAAQSASRLAPANKAAATPAKPPKIVGGSTITQQLAKNLFLSGERTLLRKGQELVLTLMLEALLSKERILEIYLNSVEWGEGIFGAEAAAQHYYRKPAAKLSAYEAARLAVMLPRPKYFETRPASGYLASRAGTIVARMGGVELP from the coding sequence ATGAAAGCGCTGCTCCGCTTGCTGGGCCTGGGGCTGATCGCCGGGCTGGCGCTGCAGCTCTTTTTTGTGGCGCGCATCGCCATGATGGCTGTGGTGAACCCGGAGTCGACCGCCTTCCAGCGCTCGGAGGCTTATCTCATCGCGCGCAACACCGGCGCCCTGAAATGGCGCCAGCAGTGGGTGCCTTACAGCGAGCTGCCGGCACACCTCAAGCGCGCCGTCATCGCCTCGGAAGACGCGAGTTTTGCCGAGCACGACGGCGTGGACATGGAAGCGCTGGAAAAAGCCTGGGACAAAAACGCCAAGGCCGAGCAGCGCGCCGCGCAGTCGGCCAGCCGGCTGGCCCCGGCCAACAAGGCGGCCGCAACCCCGGCCAAGCCCCCCAAAATCGTGGGCGGCTCCACCATCACGCAGCAGCTGGCCAAAAACCTCTTTTTGTCGGGTGAACGCACCTTGCTGCGCAAAGGCCAGGAGCTGGTGCTGACGCTGATGCTGGAGGCGCTGCTGAGCAAGGAACGCATCCTGGAGATCTACCTCAACAGCGTGGAATGGGGTGAAGGCATTTTTGGCGCCGAGGCTGCGGCCCAGCACTACTACCGCAAGCCCGCAGCCAAGCTCAGCGCCTACGAGGCCGCGCGCCTGGCCGTGATGCTGCCCCGGCCCAAGTACTTTGAAACCCGGCCGGCCTCGGGTTACCTCGCCTCACGCGCCGGCACCATCGTGGCGCGCATGGGCGGCGTGGAACTGCCCTAG
- a CDS encoding 1-acyl-sn-glycerol-3-phosphate acyltransferase encodes MLAKIMSLFLLGLIRTLTGAQARWLGCPPKAEQRIYFANHQSHADLVLMWAALPEELRSITRPIAAKDYWTKTPFKKWITTAVFNAIYVDRAKTGDQDPLEPLIEALTNGDSIILFPEGTRGNQEEPQKFKAGLYNLALKFPHVVLVPAWINNVQRVMPKGEVVPVPILCSVTYGAPISLAPGEDRGEFLARARQAVIDLRET; translated from the coding sequence ATGCTTGCCAAAATAATGAGCCTTTTCCTGCTGGGCCTGATCCGTACGCTCACAGGCGCACAGGCCCGCTGGCTGGGCTGCCCGCCCAAGGCCGAACAGCGGATTTACTTCGCCAACCACCAAAGCCACGCCGACCTGGTGCTGATGTGGGCGGCGCTGCCCGAAGAGCTGCGCAGCATCACCCGCCCCATCGCCGCCAAAGATTACTGGACCAAAACGCCGTTCAAGAAGTGGATCACCACGGCGGTCTTCAACGCCATTTACGTCGACCGCGCCAAGACCGGCGACCAGGACCCGCTGGAGCCGCTGATCGAGGCGCTGACCAACGGCGACTCCATCATCCTGTTCCCCGAAGGCACACGCGGCAACCAGGAAGAGCCGCAAAAATTCAAGGCCGGCCTCTACAACCTGGCGCTGAAGTTTCCCCACGTCGTGCTGGTGCCGGCCTGGATCAACAACGTGCAGCGCGTCATGCCCAAGGGCGAAGTCGTGCCGGTGCCCATCCTGTGCTCGGTCACCTATGGCGCGCCGATTTCGCTGGCCCCGGGTGAAGACCGCGGCGAATTCCTGGCGCGCGCGCGCCAGGCCGTCATCGACCTCAGGGAAACCTGA
- the aroE gene encoding shikimate dehydrogenase, with amino-acid sequence MDQYYVLGNPIAHSKSPLIHARFAELTGQTLQYERLLVPLDAFAATLAQLAQDGVKGCNITVPFKLEAFEAAATLTDRAQLARAANTLKLDGGLIHADNTDGVGLVNDIQNNAGVSLAGRDVLLIGAGGAGAGALAPLLAAGPRRLVLVNRTRAKADALVDSHKAHPSMQALLQKTELQAQDLPGLQGNFDVIINASASSLAGAGVPVAACVLKPGALACDMMYGPAAAGFMVWAKDHGATPRDGLGMLVEQAAEAFEIWRKVRPPSAQVLREMRAQFG; translated from the coding sequence ATGGATCAGTACTACGTCCTGGGCAACCCGATCGCGCACAGCAAATCGCCGCTGATCCACGCGCGCTTTGCCGAACTGACCGGCCAGACGCTGCAGTACGAACGCCTGCTGGTGCCGCTGGATGCCTTTGCCGCCACGCTGGCGCAACTGGCACAAGACGGCGTTAAAGGCTGCAACATCACCGTCCCTTTCAAACTTGAAGCCTTTGAAGCTGCCGCCACGCTGACCGACCGCGCGCAACTGGCCCGGGCCGCCAACACGCTCAAACTGGACGGCGGCCTCATCCATGCCGACAACACCGACGGCGTAGGCCTGGTGAACGACATCCAGAACAACGCCGGTGTTTCGCTGGCCGGGCGCGATGTGCTGCTGATAGGCGCGGGCGGCGCGGGGGCCGGTGCGCTGGCGCCGCTGCTGGCGGCCGGGCCGCGCCGGCTGGTGCTGGTCAACCGCACACGGGCCAAGGCCGATGCGCTGGTGGACAGCCACAAGGCGCATCCCTCCATGCAGGCTTTGCTACAAAAAACAGAGCTACAAGCCCAGGACCTGCCTGGGCTGCAGGGCAATTTCGATGTAATCATCAATGCCAGCGCCAGCAGCCTGGCCGGCGCCGGCGTGCCGGTGGCGGCCTGCGTACTCAAGCCCGGCGCGCTGGCCTGCGACATGATGTATGGCCCCGCGGCCGCCGGCTTTATGGTCTGGGCCAAAGACCACGGCGCCACGCCGCGCGACGGTCTGGGCATGTTGGTGGAGCAAGCCGCCGAGGCCTTCGAAATCTGGCGCAAGGTGCGCCCGCCGTCCGCGCAGGTGCTGCGGGAAATGCGGGCGCAGTTCGGATGA
- a CDS encoding ribonuclease catalytic domain-containing protein: protein MFVLFEEAGKFLAGRILSESDASLQVELDSGKRVKVKGVNALLRFEKPSPADMVAAGQKLSQDIELDLAWEFASEEEFGFADLARDYFSADGKAATLEQQAAALFRLYDAPHYFRRAGKGRFKKAPAEILQQALAAIEKKKQIAAQITAWAEELGRGECPAPVREQLYKILFKPDKNSAEYKAVVEASRATHTAPLDLLQKSGAIASPYQFHWKRFLFENFPKGTGFPALQAPEVKDELPLADVKAFSIDDSATTEIDDALSVQGLGSGTVTLGIHIAAPGLAVLPGSPIDTVGRARLSTVYMPGYKLTMLPDEIVKSYTLQEGRNCPSLSLYITLDEATLEIKDSVTRLEQVPIVSNLRHDVLDSTFTEAFFEAAQTTPPTGVEWGVELSFLHRLAKHLKAQREVARGKPENFNRPDYNFRLDNPTGAEPQGNEAVSISTRQRGAPLDLIVAEAMILANSTWGQWLAEHGVPGIYRSQASLAPGVKVRMGTKALPHAGLGVKSYAWSTSPLRRYTDLVNQWQIIACARHGRTAALAAPFKPKDAELFSIISGFDAAYSAYNGFQAGIERYWTLKYLQQNNITELTATAFKDNLVRADELPLVLPAVGAQGLPRGAKVRVKLGEIDEITLDISGTVIERLDVDIDESPDPLGEEDGESEMAAGPISIAVDVNEPQTDAAAAAPVAG, encoded by the coding sequence TTGTTTGTATTGTTTGAAGAAGCCGGCAAGTTTCTGGCCGGCCGCATTTTGTCCGAGAGCGACGCCTCGCTGCAGGTCGAGCTCGACTCGGGCAAGCGCGTGAAGGTCAAGGGCGTCAACGCCCTGCTGCGATTTGAAAAACCCTCGCCTGCCGACATGGTGGCCGCGGGCCAGAAATTGAGCCAGGACATCGAGCTCGACCTGGCCTGGGAATTTGCCAGCGAAGAAGAATTCGGTTTTGCCGACCTGGCGCGCGACTACTTCAGCGCCGACGGCAAGGCCGCCACGCTGGAGCAGCAGGCCGCCGCCCTCTTTCGCCTGTACGACGCGCCGCATTACTTTCGCCGCGCTGGCAAGGGCCGCTTCAAAAAAGCCCCCGCCGAAATCCTGCAGCAGGCGCTGGCCGCCATCGAGAAAAAGAAACAGATCGCAGCACAGATCACCGCCTGGGCCGAAGAACTGGGCCGCGGCGAATGTCCGGCGCCGGTGCGCGAGCAGCTGTACAAAATCCTTTTCAAGCCCGACAAAAACAGCGCTGAATACAAGGCTGTGGTCGAGGCCTCGCGCGCCACGCACACCGCGCCGCTCGATCTGCTGCAAAAGTCCGGCGCCATCGCTTCGCCCTACCAGTTCCACTGGAAGCGCTTTCTGTTTGAAAACTTCCCCAAGGGCACCGGCTTCCCCGCGCTGCAGGCGCCTGAAGTCAAGGACGAGCTGCCGCTTGCCGACGTGAAGGCGTTTTCCATCGACGACTCGGCCACCACCGAGATCGACGACGCGCTCTCCGTGCAAGGCCTGGGCAGTGGCACCGTCACGCTGGGCATCCACATCGCCGCCCCCGGCCTGGCCGTCTTGCCCGGCAGCCCGATTGACACCGTGGGCCGCGCGCGGCTGTCCACCGTCTACATGCCCGGCTACAAGCTGACCATGCTGCCCGACGAGATCGTCAAAAGCTACACGCTGCAGGAAGGCCGCAACTGCCCTTCCCTGTCGCTGTACATCACGCTGGACGAAGCCACGCTGGAGATCAAGGACAGCGTGACCCGGCTGGAGCAGGTGCCCATCGTCAGCAACCTGCGCCACGACGTGCTGGACAGCACTTTCACCGAGGCCTTTTTTGAAGCCGCGCAAACCACCCCTCCCACCGGCGTTGAGTGGGGCGTGGAGCTGAGCTTTTTGCACCGCCTGGCCAAACACCTGAAGGCGCAGCGCGAAGTCGCACGCGGCAAGCCCGAGAACTTCAACCGGCCCGATTACAACTTCCGCCTGGACAACCCCACGGGTGCCGAGCCCCAGGGCAACGAGGCCGTCAGCATCAGCACCCGCCAGCGCGGCGCGCCGCTGGATTTGATCGTGGCCGAGGCGATGATTCTGGCCAACAGCACCTGGGGCCAGTGGCTGGCCGAGCACGGTGTGCCCGGCATTTACCGCAGCCAGGCGAGCCTGGCGCCCGGCGTGAAGGTGCGCATGGGCACCAAGGCCTTGCCGCATGCGGGCCTGGGCGTGAAAAGTTATGCCTGGAGCACCTCGCCGCTGCGCCGCTACACCGACCTGGTCAACCAGTGGCAAATCATTGCCTGTGCGCGCCACGGCCGCACGGCCGCGCTGGCTGCCCCCTTCAAGCCCAAAGACGCCGAGCTGTTTTCCATCATCTCGGGTTTTGATGCGGCCTACAGCGCCTACAACGGTTTCCAGGCCGGTATCGAGCGCTACTGGACGCTCAAATACCTGCAGCAAAACAACATCACCGAGCTCACCGCCACCGCCTTCAAGGACAACCTGGTGCGCGCCGACGAGTTGCCACTGGTGCTGCCGGCCGTGGGTGCGCAGGGCCTGCCGCGCGGCGCGAAAGTGCGCGTCAAGCTGGGCGAGATCGACGAGATCACGCTGGATATTTCAGGCACGGTGATCGAGCGGCTGGATGTCGACATCGACGAGTCGCCGGACCCGCTGGGCGAGGAAGACGGCGAGTCCGAGATGGCGGCCGGCCCGATCTCGATTGCCGTCGATGTCAATGAGCCACAAACCGATGCCGCCGCTGCGGCCCCGGTGGCAGGTTGA